The genomic DNA TATATGTGAAATCGGCTATACCAATTAATGATTTGCTTTTTGGGTGTTTCCTACTTCCGAAAATGTATCAACAAGAAAAGTATTGGAATGCTCGTCGTTTTACAACCGCATACATAATGCATTGTAGCGGTTGGATTTTAAGTATAGGGATTATTATCTATGGTATTCTCCAATTATTTCAGCCTATATAAATTGTAAAAACATAGATTAGTTCAACAATAAAACAAATTCAGTGAGGCTATGTTCAAAAAAATTGAACACAGCCTCATTTTGTATATGACGAACTTTCATAATCTGTACATCCGTTTACGACATGGGCGACCGCCGCACGGAGGTCAACCACCCGGCAAGTGGAACCACCTCGTTCACTTACGACGCACTCGGCAACGTGCTCACCAAGTAGACGGCTAATATGGTAGAGGAAGGCAAGATGATAACCTATACCTACGACTACCACCACCTGACAGGTATCAACTATCCTGACCACCCGGAGAACAACGTGAAGTATTACTATGGTGGTCGCAATGCCTCTCAGAACCGTATCGGTAGGTTGATGCTCCGTGAGGACGGAACAGGTGCCATTGAGTATTTCTATGGCAAGATGGGCGAGGTGACCAAAACCCGCCGCACGATGATTGTGCCTAACCAGGCGATAGCAACTTATGTGACGCAATGGACTTATGACAGCCACAACCGCCTGTTGGAGATGATTTATCCTGATGAGGAGAAAATAACCTATTCTTACAATCTCGGTGGTCAGCTTGAAAAGGTTCATGGCTACAAGTCATACGGCTACGACTATGTAAGCAAGATTGGCTATGACAAGTTCGAGCAGCGCACATACTTGAAGTATTGCAACGGTGCTGAGACCTTCTACACCTACGACCCACAGCGTCGCAGATTGCAGAACCTCACGGTAAACAGTGGTGGCAACACCATTATGGATAACGCTTACACTTACGATGCGGTGAGCAATGTGCTCAGCGTGCTAAACGGTGCGTCAGTTCCACAGAGTGGAAAGGCTGGCGGACAGATGGCGCATACCTATACATATGATGCCCTCTACCGTCTCGTTAGTGCAACTGGCGAGTTATTTCATCGAGAGAAGTAGAGCTGTTTTGGGCAACAACAGAAAGTCCATCAGTCTCACTACCAGCATACTGGATGCGGCGTGGATCTGAGCCGTAAGAGTCGAAGTCACCAATCTTGGAAACGACACGCTGACTACCTATATAGATATGCTTTGTATAGCGACATTCATCTTGTAGTCGCACCTATTTTCTGGACAAGATGCAGGAGAAGTTGAATGAGAAAATGCGGAGGGATGATGAATTGGAGAGAATGAGGAGATGAAAATGCAAAGCACCATTGGCTATGAAATGTGTAACCAATGGTGCTTTGTGAATCGTTATAGAATTTTCGTTTCAAAGAAATTCTTTATCTTGTATATACCTATATCATGCTTATAGCGTCCGAACAGAAGTTGTGGATTGACATTGTGTTTGTCTGCTTCTGTCTGAATATATGGTGCTATTTTATAAGGTACAACATCACGAGTCCTTGCCATGAACTTTTTCCAGTCCGCATTTGGTAGGGTCGCATTTAAAGCAAACTCGTCAGCCTCAGACTCCTCGATGTTCTTCTTGTCCTCCATGAGATTAATCATTGCCTTACCATTTTGGGTAAGGTGCTTGAATACATGACCGACCTCATGTAAAGTGGTGAAAGCAAAATTATCAATGGAAGCTATTCTCTCAGTGATGACAATCGTTGGTGTATCTCCTATCCAAAAGGACATTCCATCAACAGGAACTTGCCCAACCTTATTGACTACAAGAAAACGAATGCCATACTTGTTAAGAACCTCTTGGGTTTTGTTCACCGTATTCTTGTTTTCTTTAAACGCATTGTTCAGCTCTCTTGCCAGCATCTCTGTATCTGCCCCCTTGTCAAATGTACATAAAGTTGAATCATCATTTTTAGAGAGATGATAGCAATAATATTTCCAAGACAGAATGTCCACGGGATTGGTTTTCACCTTTTCTGACTTGCGGTAATAAGAAAGTTCCATTTCTTCTGCCTTCAAACCAAAGAAATCATCCAAGTTATCCACGGAAAAGACCTCGAAGATGCGTTTTACATCCTCGATGATGTTTCCTCTAACGATACCGACTTTTCTGAAAAAGGGAATTGATACTTGGTCTTTGAGTACATTCCAAATCTCAAGCATTTTAGTCTGCAACACAACCCTTTCGCTCTGTTTGGCGCAATCCAATTCGTATTGCGTCTGGATGTTCATGAGATATGTCGCAGAAATGCCGAGAGCGTTTTCCAACAACAATGCCATTTCAGGTGTCAGAGAACGTTTACCTTTTATGACATCATTCAGAATGGATTTCTGTATGCCAGTGAGTTCGGACAATTCGCTCTGCTTCATATTACGAGCAGACAATTCGTCCTTAATCACCTCGCCCACATGAGTAGCCTCAAATGGGACTGCCTGATTGAAACTAAACTTAGTCATAATGATGTGATATTTCAATTAATTCTATTTCGGTAATGATAATACTGCCATCGGCAGGAGAGCTTTGGAAAATCAATCGCCAGACATCATTGCATCTTACGGATTCTTGATCTTTTCTGTCTCCGTGCAATCTTTCGTAGCGCAAGCCATGATCACGCATAATGTCTTCAATTCTTGTGGCAGCTCTCATTTTGTTGACAGCCTTAACATAACCCTTGATTGCGGCTATAGGAAGTCTTTTATACTTCTTGTCAGATGTCTTTCCATTTTCGAACAGTTCCAACAAAGCCTCGTCTTCACTTGTTATGTTCATA from Segatella copri includes the following:
- a CDS encoding HigA family addiction module antitoxin, whose amino-acid sequence is MTKFSFNQAVPFEATHVGEVIKDELSARNMKQSELSELTGIQKSILNDVIKGKRSLTPEMALLLENALGISATYLMNIQTQYELDCAKQSERVVLQTKMLEIWNVLKDQVSIPFFRKVGIVRGNIIEDVKRIFEVFSVDNLDDFFGLKAEEMELSYYRKSEKVKTNPVDILSWKYYCYHLSKNDDSTLCTFDKGADTEMLARELNNAFKENKNTVNKTQEVLNKYGIRFLVVNKVGQVPVDGMSFWIGDTPTIVITERIASIDNFAFTTLHEVGHVFKHLTQNGKAMINLMEDKKNIEESEADEFALNATLPNADWKKFMARTRDVVPYKIAPYIQTEADKHNVNPQLLFGRYKHDIGIYKIKNFFETKIL
- a CDS encoding type II toxin-antitoxin system RelE/ParE family toxin; its protein translation is MNITSEDEALLELFENGKTSDKKYKRLPIAAIKGYVKAVNKMRAATRIEDIMRDHGLRYERLHGDRKDQESVRCNDVWRLIFQSSPADGSIIITEIELIEISHHYD